A genome region from Panicum virgatum strain AP13 chromosome 4K, P.virgatum_v5, whole genome shotgun sequence includes the following:
- the LOC120705224 gene encoding uncharacterized protein LOC120705224, whose product MAAAIAAAELGLTAETPPLARFRPSRPRSELPLAVAQLPNPLTAAQGLQNTAAATQHRRRPQLAVELVVPPYFRPKQPRERLHLAPTEPPSPDTSAHGRRSAAAPEQTAASEHFPAPRDHPKVR is encoded by the exons atggccgccgccattgctgccgcggagctcgggctcaccgcggagaCCCCACCTCTGGCGCGTTTCCGCCCGAGTAGACCCCGCAGCGAGCTTCCTCTCGCCGTGGCGCAGCTCCCCAACCCGCTCACCGCCGCCCAGGGCCTCCAGAACACCGCTGCCGCGACACAGCATCGCCGCCGTCCGcagctcgccgtcgagctcgtCGTTCCGCCCTATTTCCGCCCAAAACAACCTCGGGAACGGCTTCACCTCGCCCCAACGGAGCCCCCAAGCCCAGACACCTCTGCCCATGGCCGCCGAAgtgccgccgcgccggagcagaccgccgcctccgagcactTCCCCGCGCCCCGAGACCACCCAAAG gtacgatag
- the LOC120702228 gene encoding uncharacterized protein LOC120702228, translating to MDPHAPFDHPHHRRGHPAHHHYLDQHHLHHLPGGGGGGGVAPSRSRYDYEYDSHPIPQPLSPPPPPAPHHRHDGPHYATLPLRAPPEPYSPPPHRNPTPPHYPYYHQRHGGDDDFRASDEIRRVPSHPHPHHLQPLHYHQQLQHHHQQPPLSWEEAEEEEGRRYPAHQLRGMSPPGTRKRYRCAMHDSGDLESTSSSGPPPRRQRQQLHPSYSPPPEDSFVDRAISYSGYSGHEGFVTNSDSNNGNRMMPMATSAMLPGSPNSLGAGYPRRAPQVAPARVSVWQRIEENPSVYAPLSPRKVHISPSKTKNSGSATKELSSVVSLDCKAKGADYKDSGDSAGMKKNAVKSNEKARASVLVKPSSEAKEKERAASKVTKKSDNKVTKKPDKVEKNMPVFTSGGVRSTAGGKKVKKIVIKKIVRKIGPKDKQTSSPIPVMAEKKDGTDANANTSEKEEGEITSSSFEKDAISAHNLVSTSDTAGVGNTVEVQKEQNNDLVNLSKSNAAPTIAAMDIVDTASVSRREHPGKEDGKSFMNSVDGNASSAIESTKTFGTTGEHPRREDDGGFIDPSGLNAGFPCDNSDSQKEEGGQILAVSGALNVTCNPPRMLDAVKPHECEVENIENKVPEDLSGNNPHRGKDDTEVVSGSGNGRREEGNFLVNDSIRRSMTDEVRMTVDNEKEGMILMGASEVCVASLGDSEGAPNIPEAAVTQGARMEEDNMLNNPREKDVLSVSSWGALGTLDISVNKNKMKECGMPIEPSEATASFTQQVKALNTLEVSVIENVQKEIQMPIYSSSSEKIQCPKPLSTAEVQSEAGKSSMDSTGTYVGTSDNSVFAPEFVVEGRTEDRSMLHDAKSALSKSDFRREVVNTEFSDLRPSRDIGSRILPSLDDDRMKDSSDAVSLNNGVGMNTSQVTELAHLHRTHLSPDINFSFLHSHDSPSISGYSEHSVPTALTLGNNMYFSSAEGEGQPEVNHKLVEENQGFDANKRKSESGNDLINAGVQNWLTLPLTFSYANNDATGSTDRLNLDQIMDEGASACQDHDSMPDMKQHGSIDALFGQDDSLNLCGRNTPESDLLAAKERNEDVENESEIILPGGELASSQVYVDPDHTYHSNAEDSVAVSIAKPDSLSSWIEAIVSEAKKEQQLCRSTLPSISSPDKVLAPKEDSRKSVSDSVVSSVVKSPPRVNIASSTVLKVPTKQSSSTVLKVPTKQLVLPCSLREPPCINQSARHRTWRRDNVSSSNASLHVSQPSGLPPKLPVKKNGKSQNSYIRKGNALIRNPATGNHPHSSSNLDAQNKLSKPVMRRSLNFVRKVDSNDAVAHTNISVERPKTPPLPLHTKSISSAANLLEPLSQTLQKQQVPETEKEDSRAQVNSGVDSPLNILHKPEPLDAGKAVYVRPKSNQVAAEQVQHPGDSSNSSMDKVLLLQPSTSDLYFKKRKNQIILGPSTSDVSGAKDITQAENIKSGESKSLMFASSNNNMTVAKDRPHKAALQMTNVVGSFSHVWTLSGQHPRRKSFVGTSHMKVFPRILPWKRKIFCQNLRSSYSSLLNTSSLGIVRKLLQTRKRSTIYTVSTDGFSLRKSGVLSLGGSSLKWSRSLEKRSQKVNEEATLAVAEVERKKREKRKRQSLRNKGRTDQYSALVAANQLRNNNRPSSDSRASSTCNEYVRVNKGNQLVRNPKKVIRMLASEKVRWSLHTVRTRLAKKQQYCQFFTRFGECKKSGGKCPYIHDRAKVAICTKFLKGLCSNTSCKLTHKVLPERMPDCSYFLRGLCTNTACPYRHVKVNSNAPVCEDFLKGYCADGDECRKKHSYVCPVFEATGECPQESRCKLHHPKKKNKSKRSRVDTLQNNNWGRYFDTSIGHGNGARVVSSEEEERQKPEQVPGDDFADYIDLGADIEVDGDVDASDDIQLMELDSGNLKMQSDSLDAGIKPLRIMRTARVLRFLSLD from the exons ATGGATCCGCACGCGCCCTTCGACCAcccgcaccaccgccgcggGCACCCCGCCCACCACCACTACCTAGACCAGCACCACCTCCACCActtgcccggcggcggcggcggcggcggcgttgccccTTCGCGGTCGAGGTATGACTACGAGTACGACTCCCACCCGATCCC ccaGCCGctgtcccctccgccgccgcccgccccgcacCACCGCCACGACGGCCCCCACTATGCCACCCTCCCGCTCCGCGCCCCGCCGGAACCCtactccccgccgccgcaccgcaaCCCCACCCCTCCCCACTACCCCTACTACCACCagcgccacggcggcgacgacgactttcGCGCCAGCGACGAGATCCGCCGCGTCCCcagccacccccacccccaccatcTGCAGCCGCTGCACTACCACCAGCAgctgcagcaccaccaccagcagccgccgctctcgtgggaggaggctgaggaggaggaggggcggcgctacCCCGCCCACCAGCTCCGGGGGATGTCGCCGCCTGGCACGCGCAAGAGGTACCGCTGCGCCATGCACGACTCGGGCGACCTGGAGAGCACGTCCAGCTCTggcccgcctccacgccgccagAGGCAGCAGCTGCACCCAAGCTACTCGCCACCTCCAGAAGACAGTTTTGTAGATAGGGCAATTAGCTATTCTGGTTACAGCGGCCACGAGGGCTTTGTAACGAACAGTGACAGTAACAACGGTAACAGAATGATGCCGATGGCCACGTCGGCTATGCTACCTGGCTCGCCTAACTCCTTGGGTGCCGGGTATCCGAGGCGCGCCCCACAGGTCGCCCCTGCGAGAGTGTCTGTGTGGCAGCGCATTGAGGAGAATCCCTCAGTGTATGCGCCGCTTTCTCCAAGGAAAGTGCATATTTCACCGAGCAAGACCAAGAACTCCGGGTCCGCTACAAAGGAATTGTCCAGCGTGGTTTCACTGGATTGCAAGGCAAAGGGTGCTGATTATAAGGATAGTGGTGATAGTGCAGGAATGAAGAAGAATGCAGTGAAGTCAAATGAGAAGGCGCGGGCTTCAGTTCTTGTAAAGCCTTCATCAGAGgccaaggaaaaagaaagagctGCTAGTAAGGTTACCAAGAAGTCTGATAATAAGGTTAccaagaagcctgataaggttGAGAAAAATATGCCGGTATTCACTAGTGGTGGTGTGAGATCGACTGCTGGTGGGAAGAAAGTGAAAAAGATAGTCATCAAGAAGATTGTTAGAAAGATTGGCCCCAAAGATAAACAAACTAGTAGTCCCATTCCTGTCATGGCAGAAAAGAAGGATGGCACTGATGCGAATGCAAACACTTCTGAGAAGGAAGAAGGTGAGATCACATCATCATCATTTGAGAAGGATGCTATTTCTGCACACAATTTGGTCAGCACTAGTGACACAGCTGGAGTTGGTAACACTGTGGAAGTCCAAAAGGAACAAAATAATGATTTGGTGAATCTGAGCAAGAGCAATGCTGCTCCGACCATTGCAGCTATGGATATTGTTGATACAGCGAGTGTTAGCAGGAGAGAACATCCTGGAAAAGAAGATGGTAAGAGCTTCATGAATTCAGTTGATGGTAATGCTTCATCAGCCATTGAATCTACTAAAACATTCGGCACAACTGGTGAGCATCCTAGGAGAGAAGACGACGGGGGTTTCATTGATCCAAGTGGTCTAAATGCTGGTTTTCCTTGTGACAATAGTGATTCTCAGAAGGAAGAGGGTGGTCAAATTCTGGCAGTTTCAGGCGCACTCAATGTTACATGTAACCCCCCAAGGATGCTTGATGCTGTGAAACCACACGAGTGCGAAGTGGAGAACATTGAGAACAAAGTTCCAGAGGACCTGAGTGGAAACAATCCTCATAGAGGTAAAGATGATACAGAAGTAGTTAGTGGAAGTGGGAATGGCAGGAGGGAAGAAGGGAATTTCCTTGTTAATGATTCCATTAGAAGATCTATGACAGATGAAGTTCGCATGACAGTGGACAATGAAAAAGAGGGTATGATTCTGATGGGTGCAAGTGAAGTATGTGTTGCTTCTTTAGGGGATTCTGAGGGAGCTCCCAATATACCAGAAGCCGCTGTTACTCAGGGTGCCCGTATGGAAGAAGATAATATGCTGAACAACCCAAGAGAAAAGGATGTGCTATCTGTTAGCTCCTGGGGAGCCCTTGGTACTCTGGATATTAGTGTTAATAAGAATAAGATGAAAGAGTGTGGAATGCCCATTGAACCAAGTGAAGCTACTGCTTCTTTTACACAACAAGTGAAAGCTTTGAATACACTGGAAGTTAGTGTTATTGAGAATGTTCAGAAGGAGATACAAATGCCCATTTATTCAAGCTCATCTGAAAAAATACAGTGCCCCAAACCTCTCAGTACAGCAGAAGTACAGAGTGAAGCAGGCAAGAGCTCTATGGATTCAACCGGAACATATGTAGGAACTTCAGATAACTCTGTGTTTGCTCCAGAATTTGTTGTAGAGGGTAGAACTGAAGATAGAAGCATGCTCCATGATGCAAAATCTGCTTTAAGTAAGTCAGATTTCCGCAGGGAAGTTGTGAATACAGAGTTCTCTGATCTGCGGCCATctagagatatagggagcagaattCTGCCATCATTGGATGATGATCGTATGAAGGATTCCTCTGATGCTGTTAGTTTGAATAATGGTGTAGGAATGAATACATCTCAAGTAACAGAACTGGCACATCTTCATAGAACCCATCTGTCTCCTGATATCAATTTCTCCTTCTTACATTCCCATGATTCACCATCTATATCTGGTTATAGTGAGCATTCTGTTCCTACAGCTTTGACCCTTGGTAATAATATGTATTTCAGTAGCGCAGAGGGTGAGGGACAACCTGAGGTAAATCATAAGCTAgtggaagaaaaccaaggatTTGATGCCAACAAAAGAAAGAGTGAATCTGGGAATGACTTGATCAATGCAGGTGTTCAGAATTGGTTGACTTTACCCTTGACATTCAGTTATGCGAATAATGATGCTACTGGTAGTACTGATAGGTTAAATTTGGACCAGATTATGGATGAAGGGGCTTCTGCCTGTCAGGATCATGATAGTATGCCAGATATGAAGCAGCATGGGAGTATTGATGCTTTGTTTGGCCAGGATGACAGCCTTAATCTATGTGGTAGAAATACACCTGAGTCAGACCTGTTGGCAGCTAAAGAGAGAAATGAAGATGTTGAGAATGAGAGTGAGATCATTCTCCCAG GTGGAGAGTTAGCTTCTTCTCAGGTATATGTTGATCCAGATCACACCTATCACAGTAATGCTGAGGATTCTGTGGCTGTGTCAATCGCAAAGCCTGATTCGTTATCTTCCTGGATTGAAGCCATTGTGTCAGAAGCGAAAAAGGAACAACAATTATGTAGATCCACTCTACCTTCTATCAGTTCTCCAGACAAGGTATTAGCACCAAAGGAGGATAGCAGGAAGTCAGTGTCAGATTCAGTAGTCAGTTCTGTTGTAAAATCTCCACCCAGAGTTAATATTGCGAGCTCCACAGTTTTGAAGGTTCCTACTAAGCAGTCGAGCTCCACAGTTTTGAAGGTTCCTACTAAGCAGTTGGTTTTGCCCTGTTCATTGCGAGAGCCTCCTTGCATAAACCAGAGTGCAAGGCACAGGACATGGCGTCGTGACAATGTTTCATCTTCTAATGCATCTTTGCATGTTTCTCAGCCTTCAGGATTGCCCCCTAAACTACCCGTaaagaagaatggcaaaagTCAAAACTCTTATATCCGCAAGGGTAATGCCCTCATTAGAAATCCAGCCACTGGAAATCACCCTCATTCTTCTTCAAACCTAGATGCTCAAAATAAGTTGAGTAAGCCTGTTATGAGGAGAAGCTTGAACTTCGTCAGGAAAGTTGATTCAAATGACGCTGTGGCACACACTAATATTTCAGTTGAAAGACCCAAGACACCCCCTTTGCCGCTTCACACCAAATCCATCAGTTCTGCTGCGAATCTTTTGGAGCCATTGTCTCAGACTTTGCAGAAGCAGCAGGTTCCTGAAACTGAAAAGGAAGATTCTAGGGCACAGGTAAACTCAGGTGTTGATAGCCCACTCAATATTTTGCATAAGCCTGAACCCCTGGATGCTGGTAAAGCAGTTTATGTAAGACCAAAGTCAAATCAAGTAGCTGCTGAACAGGTACAACATCCTGGTGACTCAAGTAACAGTTCGATGGATAAGGTTTTGTTGCTGCAGCCATCAACATCTGATCTCTAtttcaagaaaaggaaaaatcagATTATTTTGGGCCCCTCTACTTCAGATGTTTCAGGTGCAAAAGATATTACTCAGGCTGAGAATATAAAGTCAGGTGAGAGTAAATCTCTAATGTTTGCATCCTCCAACAATAATATGACTGTGGCCAAGGACAGACCACACAAAG CAGCTCTTCAGATGACAAATGTTGTGGGAAGTTTCTCTCACGTATGGACACTCAGTGGACAACATCCGCGGAGGAAATCTTTTGTGGGAACTAGTCATATGAAGGTCTTCCCTCGTATACTTCcatggaaaagaaaaatattctgCCAGAACCTCAGAAGCAGTTACTCTTCGTTGTTGAATACAAGCTCATTAGGGATAGTTAG AAAACTATTGCAAACAAGGAAGAGAAGTACTATTTATACTGTCTCGACTGATGGATTCTCTCTTCGGAAATCTGGAGTGTTAAGTTTAGGCGGATCAAGTTTGAAATGGTCAAGGTCCCTTGAGAAACGTTCTCAAAAGGTTAATGAG GAAGCTACACTGGCAGTTGCTGAagttgaaagaaagaaaagagagaagagaaagaGGCAGTCTCTCCGTAACAAGGGAAGGACTG ATCAATACTCTGCACTTGTTGCTGCAAATCAATTAAGAAATAACAACAGACCATCTTCAGATTCCAGGGCGTCATCAACTTGCAAtga ATATGTGCGTGTTAACAAAGGTAATCAACTGGTTAGAAATCCGAAGAAAGTAATCCGCATGCTAGCAAGTGAGAAAGTTCGATGGAGTTTGCACACTGTCAGAACACGCTTGGCAAAGAAGCAGCAATATTGTCAATTCTTCACTCGCTTCGGCGAGTGTAAAAAATCTGGTGGCAAGTGTCCCTATATTCATGACCGAGCTAAGGTGGCTATTTGTACTAAATTTCTTAAAGGCTTGTGTTCTAATACTAGTTGCAAACTAACTCACAAG GTCCTTCCAGAAAGAATGCCAGATTGTTCTTACTTTCTGCGAG GGCTTTGTACCAACACAGCCTGTCCCTATAGGCATGTGAAAGTGAACTCAAATGCTCCTGTTTGTGAAGATTTTTTGAAGGGATATTGTGCTGATGGCGATGAG TGTCGTAAAAAGCACAGCTATGTATGCCCTGTCTTTGAGGCGACAGGAGAGTGCCCACAAGAATCAAGATGCAAACTTCATCATCCCAAGAAGAAAAACAAATCCAAGAGAAGCAGAGTAGACACCCTCCAAAACAACAATTGGGGCAGGTATTTTGACACAAGCATTGGCCATGGAAATGGGGCAAGGGTAGTTtcttcagaggaagaagagagacaGAAACCGGAGCAAGTCCCTGGTGATGACTTTGCTGACTACATTGACCTTGGTGCCGATATTGAAGTTGATGGAGATGTTGATGCGTCAGATGATATACAGCTGATGGAATTGGACTCGGGGAATCTCAAGATGCAGTCTGACAGTCTTGATGCAGGAATCAAGCCACTTCGGATCATGAGAACAGCAAGAGTTTTACGGTTTCTTTCATTGGACTAG
- the LOC120704011 gene encoding protein TIC 21, chloroplastic-like, which translates to MRSLLLSPAPPRPPLPTLRWRPVSSPAPKPHFSSPSRGAAIVGTGTSSYAAGRSSLPRHLASAAAPGTSEPTPPPAEDEAERAMLAKVSKKLEKTAQYFKNLGNLGFWSQLVCTIVSAGILTFSAVATGDATAPFTFCATSLGIVAAFISVFRSFGYIRLSERLRRTVNEPAKAPPRADVVKNLRNSIVFNVVVMGAAVLGLQATVGALLAKTLTASSMPYYHGIPPGQSPVLALDIFLVQASANTILSHFLGLSSSLELLRYVTEAAPVPKPA; encoded by the exons ATGCGGTCGCTCCTcctctcgccggcgccgcctaggCCGCCCCTCCCGACGCTGAGGTGGCGGCCGGTGTCCTCTCCGGCGCCGAAGCCCCACTTCTCCTCTCCCAGCCGCGGGGCCGCCATAGTTGGTACTGGTACCTCATCTTATGCTGCTGGGCGAAGCTCTTTGCCGCGCCACCtcgcttcggcggcggcgcccggcactTCTGAACCCACCCCTCCCCCTGCGGAGGATGAGGCCGAGCGCGCTATGCTTGCTAAG GTTAGCAAAAAACTAGAGAAAACGGCACAGTATTTTAAGAATCTGGGTAACCTGGGATTTTGGTCCCAACTGGTGTGCACAATTGTTTCAGCTGGAATTCTCACATTCTCTGCAGTTGCTACAGGGGATGCAACAGCTCCCTTTACATTCTGTGCAACTTCGCTTGGTATCGTCGCAGCCTTCATCTCAGTATTCCGGTCATTTGGTTATATCCGTCTTTCTGAAAGGCTTAGAAGAACAGTAAACGAACCTGCTAAG GCTCCTCCTCGTGCTGACGTGGTTAAGAATCTGAGAAATAGTATCGTGTTTAATGTTGTTGTAATGGGTGCTGCAGTTCTTGGCCTGCAGGCAACTGTAGGCGCTTTGTTAGCCAAAACCCTCACTGCCTCATCAATGCCCTACTACCATGGAATACCCCCTGGCCAGAGTCCTGTTCTTGCTTTAGATATTTTTCTTGTTCAG GCTTCAGCCAACACAATTCTCTCGCATTTCCTTGGGCTATCGAGCTCACTGGAGCTGCTGCGATATGTAACAGAAGCTGCACCAGTACCAAAACCAGCATGA
- the LOC120704013 gene encoding UPF0047 protein YjbQ, producing MAVHGEPPQIRFLAASLCSPLRSSPPPRNQTMHPAALAPAAAVLSPASVRPRRGAAPVIFSSASGRSRRGARGAVRCEVASSSAPSAAGPQAAKWAQRTVVLPPQRRGCHLITPKIVNEIRDDLAEFKCGMAHLFLQHTSASLTINENYDSDVQADTETFLSRIVPEGPSAPWRHTMEGPDDMPAHIKSSMFGCSLTIPITNGHLNMGTWQGIWLCEHRDYATSRQIVITLNGI from the exons ATGGCGGTGCACGGTGAGCCACCACAAATTCGATTCTTGGCAGCGTCGCTGTGCTCCCCGCTCCgctcctcaccgccgccgcgcaaCCAGACCATGCATCCGGCAGCACTTGCGCCGGCTGCGGCCGTTCTCTCCCCCGCCTCCGTGCGaccccgccgcggcgcggccccggtcatcttctcctccgcctccgggcggtcccgccgcggcgcgcgcggcgccgtccGGTGCgaggtcgcctcctcctcagcgCCGTCGGCGGCTGGCCCCCAGGCCGCCAAATGGGCCCAGAGGACCGTCGTCctcccgccgcagcgccgcggcTGCCACCTCATCACCCCCAAG ATTGTAAACGAGATAAGAGATGACCTGGCCGAGTTCAAGTGTGGCATGGCGCACCTATTCT TGCAGCACACGAGCGCTTCTCTTACTATCAATGAAAATTATGACTCTGATGTCCAGGCAGACACTGAAACATTTCTTAGTCGCATTGTTCCAGAG GGTCCATCTGCTCCATGGAGGCACACCATGGAAG GACCTGATGACATGCCAGCACATATTAAGTCATCAATGTTTGGTTGTTCCCTAAC GATTCCAatcaccaatgggcatctcaaCATGGGAACTTGGCAG GGTATATGGCTCTGTGAACATCGAGATTATGCTACTTCTCGCCAGATTGTGATCACACTCAATGGGATCTAA
- the LOC120704014 gene encoding probable LRR receptor-like serine/threonine-protein kinase At4g37250: MEEGMKRGGAAAAVALWLLVGVSLTGAAAGLNADGALLMSFKAAVTADPLGALAGWDYDAAEPCAWNGVVCKGYPQPGAAAANVTSTSSATDGNSTAAAAWNGTAAGGLNASLAAATVSRVISLVLPGAQLAGALPPDLGRVEHLQHLDLSGNALTGTLPPTLLNATELRVLALAGNAISGELPDAAAAYARGLQEVNLSGNALAGRLPAALCRLPSLAVLGLAGNRLAGELPIGGLVALELVDLSGNELNGSLPSDFGGTRLRLLNVSSNRLAGAVPTELAAVVPANATVDLSRNNFTGAIPQAGPFAAQPAAAYEGNPDLCGPPLKQACSIPSSLSNPPNATDSPPAFAAIPKNPTRAPPGAGGQLQAPRDQEKLRPAAIVAIVVGDIAGVGLLFMLFLYAYHVRKKRRQRREQDPAPPTMQQKSTRGIDGGVKTLDIAGGKEDKASTSMGCCIGRRNDGSEDSSECSASSDGEADDGEDLKKRGSLIGRSTPQDHGNKKHNPPPQQAPPAPATLVTVDGDGELEMETLLKASAYILGATGSSIVYKAVLADGTALAVRRIGESGGADKLKDFEAQVRTVARFRHPNILRLRGFYWGADEKLLIHDYAPNGSLANIAFSRRFGASSPLHLSLEARLRIARGVARGLASIHEKKGVHGNLKPSNVLLGADMEPWIGDLGLDRLLSGEAAGHRAGASARLFGSKRSTHSTSSLPDLSQMPGPGASPCGSASAATSSGAGAPSPYQAPECLKNLRPTAKWDVYAFGMVLLELLSGRVYSEVELCQWHAGLVAEEHGRVLRMADPTLRGEADGREDALLACFRLAFACCAMAPGKRPAMRDAVTVLERAAAAPSGSSAAIP; the protein is encoded by the exons atggaggaggGGATGaagcgcggcggggcggcggctgcggtggcGCTGTGGCTGCTGGTCGGCGTCTCGTtgaccggcgccgcggcggggctcAACGCCGACGGGGCGCTGCTCATGTCCTTCAAGGCCGCGGTCACCGCGGACCCGCTGGGCGCGCTGGCCGGCTGGGACTACGACGCCGCCGAGCCCTGCGCCTGGAACGGCGTCGTCTGCAAGGGCTACCCgcagcccggcgccgccgccgccaacgtcacctcgacctcctccgccaccgacggcaactccacggcggcggccgcgtggAACGGCACCGCGGCTGGCGGCCTCAACGCGTCCCTGGCGGCGGCCACGGTGTCGCGGGTCATCAGCCTGGTGCTCCCCGGCGCGCAGCTCGCGGGGGCGCTGCCGCCGGACCTCGGCCGCGTCGAGCACCTGCAGCACCTCGACCTCTCCGGTAACGccctcaccgggaccctcccgCCCACGCTGCTCAACGCCACCGAGCTCCGGGTGCTCGCGCTCGCCGGGAACGCCATCTCGGGGGAGCTcccggacgccgcggcggcgtacGCGCGCGGGCTGCAGGAGGTCAACCTCTCCGGGAACGCGCTCGCGGGGCGGCTCCCCGCCGCGCTCTGCAGGCTGCCGAGCCTCGCCGTGCTGGGGCTCGCCGGCAACCGCCTCGCAGGGGAGCTCCCCATCGGCGGGCTCGTCGCGCTGGAGCTCGTCGACCTCAGCGGCAACGAGCTCAACGGGTCGCTCCCGTCCGACTTCGGGGGGACCCGGCTCCGGCTGCTGAACGTGTCGTCGAacaggctcgccggcgcggtgcCGACCGAGCTGGCCGCCGTCGTGCCGGCGAACGCCACGGTCGACCTGTCGCGAAACAACTTCACCGGCGCGATCCCGCAGGCCGGGCCGTTCGCcgcgcagccggcggcggcgtacgaggGCAACCCGGACCTGTGCGGGCCGCCGCTGAAGCAGGCGTGCTCCATCCCGTCCTCGCTGTCGAACCCTCCCAACGCCACCGACTCGCCGCCGGCGTTTGCGGCCATCCCCAAGAACCCCACCCGCGccccgccgggcgccggcgggcAGCTGCAGGCGCCGCGCGACCAGGAGAAGCTTCGTCCTGCGGCCATTGTCGCCATAGTCGTCGGGGACATCGCCGGGGTCGGGctcctcttcatgctcttcttgTACGCGTACCACGTCAGGAAgaagaggcggcagcggcgggagcaggacccggcgccgccgacgatgCAGCAGAAGAGCACGCGAGGAATCGACGGCGGGGTCAAGACGCTTGACATCGCCGGAGGCAAGGAAGACAAGGCGTCGACGTCGATGGGGTGCTGCATTGGCCGACGGAACGACGGCTCGGAGGACAGCTCCGAGTGCTCGGCGTCGTCGGACGGCGAggccgacgacggcgaggaccTCAAGAAGCGAGGAAGCCTCATCGGCCGGAGCACCCCGCAGGACCACGGCAACAAGAAGCacaacccgccgccgcagcaggcgCCCCCCGCGCCGGCGACGCTGGTCAcggtcgacggcgacggcgagctcgagaTGGAGACGCTGCTCAAGGCGTCGGCCTACATCCTCGGCGCCACGGGCTCCAGCATCGTGTACAAGGCCGTGCTCGCCGACGGCACCGCGCTGGCCGTCCGGCGCATcggcgagagcggcggcgccgacaaGCTCAAGGACTTCGAGGCGCAGGTGCGCACCGTGGCCCGGTTCCGCCACCCCAACATCCTCCGGCTGCGCGGCTTCTACTGGGGCGCCGACGAGAAGCTCCTCATCCACGACTACGCCCCCAATGGCAGCCTCGCCAACATCGCGTTCAGCA GGCGGTTCGGGGCGTCGTCGccgctgcacctgagcctggaggcgcggctgcggatcgcgcgcggcgtggcgcgcggGCTGGCGTCCATCCACGAGAAGAAGGGCGTGCACGGCAACCTGAAGCCGAGCAACGTCCTGCTGGGCGCGGACATGGAGCCCTGGATCGGCGACCTGGGCCTGGACCGGCTGCTGTCCGGCGAggcggccggccaccgcgccgGCGCGTCGGCGCGGCTGTTCGGGAGCAAGCGGTCGACGCACTCGACGAGCAGCCTGCCGGACCTGTCCCAGATGCCCGGCCCGGGCGCTAGCCCCTGcgggtcggcgtcggcggcgacgtcgtcggGCGCGGGCGCCCCGTCGCCGTACCAGGCGCCCGAGTGCCTCAAGAACCTCCGGCCCACGGCCAAGTGGGACGTGTACGCCTTCGGCATGGTGCTTCTGGAGCTCCTCTCCGGGCGCGTCTACTCGGAGGTGGAGCTCTGCCAGTGGCACGCGGGGCTCGTCGCCGAGGAGCACGGCCGCGTGCTCCGGATGGCCGACCCCACGCTCCGCGGCGAGGCCGACGGCAGGGAGGACGCGCTGCTGGCGTGCTTCAGGCTCGCCTTCGCGTGCTGCGCCATGGCGCCCGGGAAGCGGCCCGCCATGAGGGACGCCGTGACGGTGCtcgagagggcggcggcggcgccctccggCTCCAGCGCCGCCATTCCTTGA